In a genomic window of Helianthus annuus cultivar XRQ/B chromosome 10, HanXRQr2.0-SUNRISE, whole genome shotgun sequence:
- the LOC110882394 gene encoding protein FAR1-RELATED SEQUENCE 5-like — protein MDKLPQKIDGDVLQNSNLMVRIHKLVWNVFITPAMFKKRWELLMNDCNLQHHKWLSDMFSVRDQWVPGYFRDIPMYCLMKTTSRCESSNTLFKVYYSASHTLVQFMLCFDMKIDGQCYQQWVFEHKIDSTSPVLSTPLPIEAHAALVYTRSIFNEVQKEISKALLSCMSGRPDVVDGYEHYTVSHFEKGTAKINLSDNSVTCSCMLFTRIGYPYRHVFSAYRFGGINKIPDKYIAPRWKKDALPKKVFNIEFRYGVDNSENFKLRSEALNLAQQCGDRVQGDSVKLAWFVEQIKAIKNKIFEEVLSDPSSKNRGDVFEELVGESQPASVSFVAPQGIRNKGCGKSRRLIGPGEKAKVKSKKEKRNCKL, from the exons ATGGATAAACTTCCTCAAAAG ATTGATGGTGATGTGTTACAGAATAGCAACTTGATGGTACGTATACATAAGTTGGTATGGAATGTTTTTATCACTCCTGCCATGTTTAAGAAGCGATGGGAGTTATTGATGAATGATTGCAACTTGCAACATCACAAGTGGTTGTCTGATATGTTTTCTGTTAGAGATCAGTGGGTCCCAGGTTATTTTAGGGACATACCGATGTATTGTTTAATGAAAACCACGTCTAGATGTGAAAGTTCAAACACACTTTTTAAGGTATACTATAGCGCATCCCATACTTTGGTTCAGTTTATGttgtgttttgacatgaaaattGATGGTCAATGCTACCAGCAATGGGTTTTTGAGCATAAAATCGATTCAACATCTCCCGTCTTATCCACTCCGTTACCTATAGAAGCACATGCAGCACTTGTATACACCAGAAGCATTTTTAATGAGGTCCAAAAGGAGATATCTAAAGCCTTATTATCATGTATGAGTGGTAGACCTGATGTCGTTGATGGTTATGAACATTATACGGTTTCTCACTTTGAAAAAGGGACC GCTAAGATCAATCTGAGTGATAATTCAGTTACATGCTCATGTATGTTATTTACACGCATTGGATATCCATATCGTCATGTTTTTTCTGCATACCGATTTGGAGGCATAAACAAAATTCCTGACAAGTATATAGCTCCAAGGTGGAAAAAAGATGCATTGCCTAAGAAAGTGTTCAACATTGAATTCCGTTATGGTGTTGACAACTCAGAAAACTTTAAGCTTAGGTCAGAGGCGCTAAATTTAGCTCAACAATGTGGTGACCGAGTACAGGGTGATTCAGTAAAGCTTGCTTGGTTTGTGGAACAAATCAAGGCTATTAAGAACAAAATTTTTGAAGAGGTCCTAAGTGATCCAAGTTCTAAGAATAGGGGTGATGTCTTTGAAGAATTGGTTGGAGAATCACAACCTGCTAGTGTTTCTTTTGTGGCTCCCCAAGGTATTAGGAATAAAGGATGTGGGAAATCTCGTCGTTTGATTGGCCCGGGAGAGAAAGCCAAGGTTAAGAGCAAAAAGGAAAAAAGGAATTGCAAATTGTGA